One stretch of Argiope bruennichi chromosome 3, qqArgBrue1.1, whole genome shotgun sequence DNA includes these proteins:
- the LOC129962910 gene encoding tyrosine decarboxylase-like: MDVEEYRKRAKELVDYMVDYYINIGKRRVTSTVEPGYLRKLIPSSAPEEGEPWEKIMEDVEKIIMPGVTHWLHPNFNAFFPIGCSFPSLLGEFISDGLAINGFSWASSPCCTELETIVLDWLGEMIGLPDQFLLCRPGSKGGGVLQASASDCNFVVLLAARHQAIKAMKKNDPTAEEGTLMSSLVAYCSSEAHSCVEKAAMICQVKLSILKTDEKFRLRGSTLEEAVKRDIKKGYRPFFVVSTIGTTSCASSDKMNEIGPICEKYGMWLHVDAAYGGNAMICPEMRYILNGIEYATSFNTNPTKWMLVCYDCSAMWVTDRYRFMECLVVNPLYLAHDQQKFALDYRHWGIPLSRRFRSLKLWFTIRSYGIRGLQHYIRNHIYLAKLFEKKVREDERFEIKNEVNFGLVCFRLKGSNKMNEKLLDMINKAGEMYMVATSLGREYVIRYCVCYAEATDQQVNYSWDVILRATNKLLGKK; this comes from the coding sequence ATGGATGTGGAAGAATACAGGAAAAGAGCAAAAGAATTGGTTGATTACATGGTtgattattatatcaatattggTAAACGGCGTGTTACATCAACAGTGGAACCaggatatttaagaaaattgattccAAGCTCTGCACCAGAAGAAGGTGAACCATGGGAGAAAATTATGGAAGATGTTGAAAAAATCATCATGCCAGGAGTCACTCATTGGCTACAtccaaattttaatgcttttttcccAATTGGTTGCTCTTTCCCGTCTCTTCTTGGAGAATTTATATCTGATGGCCTAGCCATCAATGGATTTTCATGGGCCTCAAGTCCATGTTGCACGGAATTAGAAACTATTGTTTTGGATTGGCTAGGAGAAATGATTGGCCTGCCAGATCAGTTTTTATTATGCAGACCAGGCAGTAAAGGAGGTGGTGTCCTGCAAGCTTCTGCTAGCGACTGCAATTTTGTTGTCCTTCTAGCGGCGCGACATCAAGCTATAAAAGCTATGAAGAAAAACGATCCGACAGCAGAAGAAGGAACGCTGATGTCTTCTCTTGTTGCCTATTGTTCATCAGAAGCACATTCGTGCGTAGAAAAAGCCGCCATGATTTGTCAAGTGAAATTAAGTATCCTCAAAACAGATGAAAAATTCAGACTTCGAGGCAGTACACTGGAAGAAGCTGTCAAAAGGGATATCAAGAAAGGATATCGTCCATTTTTTGTGGTTTCAACCATTGGGACAACATCTTGCGCATCATCCGATAAAATGAACGAAATAGGTCCGATTTGTGAAAAATACGGTATGTGGTTGCATGTTGATGCGGCCTATGGTGGAAATGCAATGATCTGTCCCGAAATGAGATATATTTTGAATGGCATTGAATATGCAACATCTTTCAATACGAATCCAACTAAGTGGATGCTCGTCTGCTACGACTGCTCTGCAATGTGGGTAACAGATCGTTATAGATTCATGGAATGCCTAGTAGTTAATCCTTTATATTTGGCTCATGATCAACAGAAATTTGCATTGGATTATCGTCACTGGGGAATACCTCTTAGTCGCCGTTTCAGATCTTTGAAGTTATGGTTTACTATCAGATCTTATGGAATTCGAGGTCTTCAGCATTATATTAGAAACCACATATATTTGGCCAAGCTTTTCGAGAAAAAAGTTAGGGAAGATGaaagatttgaaatcaaaaatgaaGTCAATTTTGGTCTCGTTTGTTTTAGACTGAAAGGGTCAAATAAGATGAATGAGAAATTGCTTGATATGATAAACAAAGCTGGAGAAATGTACATGGTGGCTACGTCTCTCGGCAGAGAATATGTCATCCGTTATTGTGTATGCTACGCTGAAGCCACAGATCAACAAGTGAATTATTCTTGGGATGTCATCTTACGAGCAACCAATAAATTATTAggaaagaagtaa